A single region of the Balaenoptera ricei isolate mBalRic1 chromosome 12, mBalRic1.hap2, whole genome shotgun sequence genome encodes:
- the LOC132376423 gene encoding type 2 phosphatidylinositol 4,5-bisphosphate 4-phosphatase-like: MLASALRIPFEKCHSHVPTILTRKQPQSRTPPPYTAIASPDASGSPVINCHVCQPLNLDGKLHQHVAKCTVCNDATPVKNPPTGKKYVRCPCNCLLIYKDTSRQIGCPRPTCRHIINLGPVMLISEEQPAQPALPVRPEGTKIMCGHCGNMFLWMELRFNTLAKCPHCKNISSVGSALPRRCCCAYITIGMICIFTGVGLTVGTQDFARQFHATYVSWAVAYLLALICLI; the protein is encoded by the coding sequence ATGCTTGCCTCTGCTCTCCGCATCCCATTCGAGAAATGTCACTCCCATGTCCCCACCATACTTACAAGAAAGCAGCCCCAGAGCAGAACCCCACCTCCGTACACAGCCATCGCCAGTCCAGATGCCAGTGGTAGTCCAGTAATAAACTGCCATGTGTGCCAACCTCTCAATTTGGATGGCAAGCTTCACCAGCACGTGGCTAAGTGCACGGTTTGCAATGATGCTACGCCAGTCAAAAATCCCCCAACAGGGAAGAAGTATGTTAGATGCCCTTGTAATTGTCTCCTTATTTATAAGGACACATCACGGCAAATAGGATGTCCAAGACCCACCTGTAGACACATAATTAACCTTGGCCCAGTAATGCTTATTTCTGAAGAACAGCCAGCTCAACCTGCATTGCCAGTCCGACCAGAAGGTACAAAGATCATGTGTGGGCACTGTGGAAACATGTTCTTGTGGATGGAACTGAGGTTCAACACTCTGGCAAAATGCCCACACTGCAAAAACATTTCCTCAGTGGGTAGTGCACTTCCTCGAAGGTGCTGCTGTGCATATATTACCATTGGAATGATATGTATTTTCACTGGAGTTGGATTAACTGTTGGCACCCAAGATTTTGCAAGGCAATTTCATGCAACCTATGTTTCTTGGGCAGTTGCTTATCTCTTAGCTTTGATCTGCCTTATCTGA